The Hyphomicrobium sp. MC1 genome window below encodes:
- a CDS encoding SET domain-containing protein has protein sequence MSGRPHSFLSPKCEVRPAPDRGGHTVVARHAIAKGELIVVWSGTLVTGEELNEMPQTVKRYSLQVEENQYLVSLSDCEPPDYVNHCCDPNSGLSGQITLVAMRDISPGEEITYDYAMSDGSPYDEFACSCGSPHCRGHVSGQDWMRPDLWRRYAGYFSPYLQRRILAGQALTSLAARRRRSPRKSAAEPIIIPGE, from the coding sequence ATGAGCGGTAGGCCCCACTCCTTCCTCTCCCCGAAATGCGAAGTTCGTCCCGCACCCGACCGCGGCGGCCATACCGTCGTCGCCCGGCACGCAATCGCCAAAGGCGAATTGATCGTGGTCTGGAGCGGAACGCTCGTAACCGGCGAGGAACTGAACGAAATGCCTCAGACTGTGAAGCGCTATTCGCTTCAGGTCGAGGAAAACCAGTATCTGGTCTCGCTATCGGACTGCGAGCCGCCGGATTACGTCAACCATTGCTGCGATCCAAACTCCGGCCTCTCAGGCCAGATCACGCTCGTGGCGATGCGCGATATCTCGCCCGGCGAAGAGATCACCTACGACTACGCCATGAGCGACGGCTCGCCGTACGACGAATTCGCGTGCTCGTGCGGTTCGCCACACTGCCGTGGCCACGTGTCGGGACAGGACTGGATGCGCCCGGATCTCTGGCGGCGATACGCAGGATACTTTTCGCCGTATCTCCAGCGCCGCATTCTGGCCGGTCAGGCGCTCACGTCGCTGGCGGCGAGGCGGCGGCGATCGCCTCGCAAATCGGCGGCCGAGCCGATCATCATCCCGGGCGAGTAG
- a CDS encoding RlmE family RNA methyltransferase, producing the protein MSGKSNNGGAGGKKGGVGGAHSSLSGGQRQLRTTVKTARKRSVSSARWLERQLNDPYVAASKREGLRSRAAFKLREIDARYHFLKPGQRIIDLGAAPGGWSQEAAERVKAADGKGQVVAIDYLAFEPIPGVDIIEMDFTDPGAEELLKSRLRDGHADVVLSDMAAPTVGHAKTDHLRIMGLAEAAAAFAADVLEPGGAFLCKVFQGGTERDLLDMLKRDFKVVRHVKPPASRAESSELYVLATGFRGEGSAD; encoded by the coding sequence GTGAGCGGCAAAAGTAATAACGGCGGTGCCGGCGGCAAGAAGGGCGGCGTCGGCGGAGCCCATTCAAGCTTGAGCGGCGGCCAGCGGCAGCTTCGCACGACGGTCAAGACCGCGCGTAAACGCTCCGTCTCGTCTGCCCGCTGGCTTGAGCGGCAACTGAACGATCCCTACGTCGCAGCGTCGAAGCGCGAGGGTCTGCGCTCCCGCGCGGCCTTCAAGCTGCGCGAGATCGACGCCCGCTATCATTTCCTGAAGCCCGGCCAGCGGATCATCGACCTCGGCGCAGCGCCGGGCGGCTGGTCGCAGGAAGCGGCGGAGCGGGTGAAGGCGGCCGACGGCAAAGGTCAGGTCGTTGCCATCGACTATCTGGCGTTCGAGCCGATCCCTGGTGTCGATATAATTGAAATGGATTTCACCGATCCGGGCGCCGAGGAGCTTTTGAAATCCCGCCTGCGGGACGGCCACGCCGATGTCGTGCTCTCCGATATGGCGGCACCGACAGTCGGTCACGCCAAGACCGATCACTTGCGCATCATGGGTCTCGCCGAGGCGGCCGCCGCCTTCGCCGCAGACGTGCTGGAGCCGGGCGGCGCTTTCCTTTGCAAGGTCTTTCAGGGCGGCACCGAGCGCGACCTGCTCGACATGCTGAAGCGCGATTTCAAGGTCGTGCGCCACGTGAAGCCACCTGCCAGCCGCGCCGAAAGCTCAGAGCTTTACGTTCTGGCGACGGGATTTCGGGGAGAGGGGTCGGCCGACTGA
- the guaB gene encoding IMP dehydrogenase, with protein MTSSLSALDSAIALTFDDVLLVPGPSDVMPGQTDVSAQLTKSIRLNIPLLSSAMDTVTEARLAIAMAQEGGIGVLHRNLTIEEQARHVAQVKRYESGIVLDPVTIAPQKSLRDALTLMAEKGVTGVPVVDSGREAPDGSAGKGKLVGILTNRDVRFATDLDQPVSKFMTKDNLVTVKRNVSPEDAKKLLHKNRIEKLIVVDDQGNCIGLITVKDIEKAAKHPNASKDAQGRLRVAAATTVGEDGFERTERLIAAGCDVIVVDTAHGHSIKVIDAVARIKRQSNSVQVIAGNVATADATKALIDAGADAVKVGIGPGSICTTRIVAGVGVPQLTAVMECAKEAARYGVPVIADGGIRFSGDIAKAVAAGASCVMIGSLLAGTDEAPGETYLYQGRTYKSYRGMGSVGAMARGSADRYFQAEVRDTLKLVPEGIEGQVPYKGPMEAVVHQLVGGLRAGMGYLGAKTIPELQKRAKFVRVSPAGIQESHAHGVMITRESPNYPGVGR; from the coding sequence ATGACTTCGAGCCTATCCGCGCTCGATTCGGCGATCGCGCTTACCTTTGACGACGTTTTACTGGTGCCGGGTCCGTCCGACGTCATGCCAGGACAGACGGACGTCTCGGCTCAGCTGACCAAGAGTATTCGGCTGAATATCCCGCTGCTGTCGTCCGCCATGGATACGGTGACCGAAGCGCGCCTCGCTATCGCGATGGCCCAGGAAGGCGGCATCGGCGTTCTCCATCGCAACCTCACCATCGAGGAGCAGGCCCGCCACGTCGCGCAGGTCAAACGCTATGAAAGCGGCATCGTCCTCGATCCGGTAACGATCGCGCCGCAGAAATCTCTGCGTGACGCCCTGACGCTGATGGCAGAGAAGGGCGTGACCGGGGTGCCGGTTGTTGATAGCGGCCGCGAAGCGCCGGACGGCAGCGCCGGCAAGGGCAAGCTCGTCGGCATCCTGACCAACCGCGACGTCCGCTTCGCCACCGACCTCGACCAGCCCGTTTCGAAGTTCATGACGAAAGACAATCTGGTGACCGTGAAGCGCAACGTGTCGCCGGAAGACGCTAAAAAGCTTCTGCACAAGAACCGCATCGAAAAGCTGATCGTTGTTGACGATCAGGGCAACTGCATCGGCCTCATCACCGTCAAGGACATCGAGAAGGCCGCCAAGCATCCGAATGCCTCGAAGGATGCCCAGGGACGCCTTCGCGTCGCCGCCGCGACGACCGTCGGCGAAGATGGCTTCGAGCGCACTGAACGCCTTATCGCCGCCGGTTGTGACGTCATCGTCGTCGACACGGCGCACGGCCATTCCATTAAGGTCATCGACGCCGTCGCACGCATCAAGCGGCAGTCGAACAGCGTGCAGGTGATCGCCGGCAACGTCGCCACGGCCGACGCGACGAAGGCGCTGATCGACGCCGGAGCCGACGCTGTGAAAGTCGGCATCGGTCCGGGCTCGATCTGCACCACGCGCATCGTCGCGGGTGTTGGCGTGCCTCAGCTCACCGCCGTGATGGAATGCGCCAAGGAAGCCGCCCGCTATGGCGTGCCGGTAATCGCCGACGGCGGCATCCGCTTCTCCGGCGACATTGCCAAGGCCGTCGCCGCTGGCGCCTCCTGCGTGATGATCGGCTCGCTGCTTGCGGGCACGGACGAAGCGCCGGGCGAGACCTATCTCTATCAGGGGCGCACCTACAAGTCCTACCGGGGCATGGGCTCCGTGGGCGCCATGGCTCGCGGCTCGGCCGATCGCTACTTCCAGGCCGAGGTCCGCGATACGCTAAAGCTCGTTCCGGAAGGCATCGAAGGCCAGGTTCCCTACAAGGGGCCGATGGAAGCCGTCGTACACCAGCTTGTCGGCGGCTTGCGCGCGGGCATGGGCTATCTTGGAGCCAAGACCATTCCGGAACTGCAGAAGCGCGCCAAGTTCGTTCGCGTTTCGCCCGCCGGCATCCAGGAAAGCCACGCCCATGGCGTCATGATTACGCGCGAAAGCCCGAACTATCCGGGCGTTGGCAGGTAG
- a CDS encoding MAPEG family protein, protein MTVTDFLLPVFVEVLLIFVLMGLMGRARLGSIARGEVKPEDVALDSRNYGPRARQFGNSFSNQFELPLLFFALIAFLLITRVGDLLLLVLAWVFVLSRIVHAYIHTTSNDVMWRTRVYSLGAVVLFIMWLVFAIKILIGI, encoded by the coding sequence ATGACAGTCACGGACTTTTTGCTGCCGGTCTTCGTTGAGGTGCTGCTGATCTTCGTGCTGATGGGTCTGATGGGGCGGGCGCGGCTCGGCAGCATCGCTCGCGGCGAAGTGAAACCGGAGGACGTCGCGCTCGACAGCCGGAACTACGGCCCGCGCGCACGGCAGTTCGGAAACAGCTTCTCCAACCAGTTCGAGCTGCCGCTGCTGTTCTTCGCGTTGATAGCCTTCCTTCTGATCACGCGCGTCGGCGACCTGCTGCTACTCGTTCTGGCCTGGGTCTTCGTGCTCTCCCGCATCGTCCACGCCTACATCCACACGACGAGCAACGATGTCATGTGGCGCACGCGCGTCTATTCGCTGGGTGCCGTCGTCCTTTTCATCATGTGGCTCGTCTTCGCCATCAAAATTCTGATTGGCATCTAG
- the guaA gene encoding glutamine-hydrolyzing GMP synthase, with amino-acid sequence MTDSVLIIDFGSQVTQLIARRVREAGVYSEIHPFQSAAEAFQKLKPKAVILSGGPASVTEADSPRAPSAVFEAGVPVLGICYGQQTMAEQLGGKVESGHDREFGRAFLSIATHSPLFEGVWSKGERYQVWMSHGDRVTSLPEGFEVIGTSDNAPFAAVADENRRFYAVQFHPEVVHTPDGARLIANFVHNIAGLKSDWTMSAYRREMIAKIQKQVGKSRVICGLSGGVDSAVAAVLIHEAIGDQLTCVFVDHGLMRLGEADEVVGLFRDHYNIPLVHVDASEQFLTALAGVSDPETKRKTIGKHFIDVFEAEAKKIGGAEFLAQGTLYPDVIESVSFTGGPSVTIKSHHNVGGLPERMNMKLVEPLRELFKDEVRALGRELGLPETFVGRHPFPGPGLAIRIPGEITREKLDILRKADAVYLDEIRRAGLYDAIWQAFAVLLPVRTVGVMGDGRTYDHVLGLRAVTSVDGMTADFFHFDMAFLGRVATRIINEVRGVNRVVYDVTSKPPGTIEWE; translated from the coding sequence TTGACCGATTCCGTCCTCATCATCGACTTTGGCAGCCAGGTGACGCAGCTCATCGCACGACGTGTGCGGGAGGCGGGCGTCTACTCGGAAATTCACCCGTTCCAGAGCGCCGCCGAAGCGTTCCAGAAGCTGAAACCAAAGGCTGTGATTTTGTCGGGCGGTCCGGCGTCCGTCACTGAGGCAGACTCGCCACGGGCGCCGTCGGCAGTGTTCGAAGCAGGCGTGCCGGTGCTCGGAATTTGCTACGGCCAGCAGACCATGGCCGAACAACTCGGCGGCAAGGTTGAAAGCGGCCACGACCGCGAATTCGGCCGCGCCTTCCTCTCAATTGCGACGCACAGCCCGTTATTCGAAGGCGTCTGGTCCAAGGGCGAGCGCTATCAGGTCTGGATGAGCCACGGCGACCGCGTCACCAGTCTGCCGGAAGGTTTCGAAGTCATCGGCACCAGCGATAACGCACCATTCGCTGCGGTCGCGGACGAGAATCGCCGCTTTTATGCCGTGCAGTTTCACCCTGAGGTCGTTCACACGCCCGACGGCGCCAGGCTGATCGCCAATTTCGTGCACAACATTGCAGGTCTGAAGTCTGATTGGACGATGTCGGCCTATCGCCGCGAGATGATCGCCAAGATCCAGAAACAGGTCGGCAAGAGCCGCGTGATTTGTGGGCTTTCGGGTGGCGTCGATAGCGCCGTCGCCGCCGTGCTGATCCATGAAGCGATTGGTGACCAGCTGACCTGCGTGTTCGTCGATCACGGCCTGATGCGGCTCGGCGAGGCGGACGAAGTCGTCGGCCTCTTCCGCGATCACTACAACATTCCGCTCGTGCACGTGGACGCGTCCGAGCAGTTCCTGACAGCACTTGCAGGTGTCTCGGACCCCGAGACCAAGCGCAAGACCATCGGCAAGCACTTCATTGACGTTTTCGAGGCCGAAGCCAAGAAGATCGGCGGCGCGGAGTTCCTGGCCCAGGGCACGCTCTATCCAGATGTGATCGAAAGCGTGTCGTTCACCGGCGGCCCGTCAGTCACGATCAAGTCGCATCACAACGTCGGCGGTTTGCCCGAGCGCATGAACATGAAGCTCGTCGAACCGCTGCGCGAGCTGTTCAAAGACGAGGTGAGGGCACTGGGCCGTGAACTTGGCCTGCCGGAAACCTTCGTCGGTCGGCACCCATTTCCGGGGCCGGGTCTTGCGATCCGCATTCCCGGCGAGATCACGCGCGAAAAACTCGACATCCTGCGTAAGGCCGACGCTGTTTATCTCGACGAAATCCGCCGCGCCGGGCTTTACGATGCGATCTGGCAGGCGTTCGCCGTCCTGCTTCCCGTGCGAACTGTCGGCGTCATGGGCGACGGCCGCACCTACGATCACGTTCTCGGCCTGCGCGCCGTCACATCCGTCGATGGCATGACCGCCGACTTCTTCCACTTCGACATGGCGTTCTTGGGCCGCGTCGCCACCCGCATC
- a CDS encoding SET domain-containing protein, protein MLMVKTRLGQSDIAGIGLFAAEDIPKGTVTWRFMAHFDRLLTEDEIESLPEVARANLLDHVYLHEASGMFVLCADNARFMNHADEPNTEGVHEPGSIEGYDIASRDIRAGEEITCDYRTFDAHVDRKLGGQE, encoded by the coding sequence ATGCTCATGGTGAAGACCCGGCTCGGTCAGAGCGACATTGCGGGGATTGGGCTTTTCGCGGCGGAAGATATTCCTAAGGGCACCGTGACTTGGCGCTTCATGGCGCACTTCGACAGGCTGCTGACGGAAGACGAGATCGAAAGCCTGCCGGAGGTCGCACGCGCCAACCTTCTCGACCACGTCTATCTCCACGAGGCCAGCGGCATGTTTGTGCTTTGCGCCGACAACGCCCGCTTCATGAACCACGCCGACGAGCCGAACACCGAGGGCGTGCACGAGCCCGGCTCGATCGAGGGTTACGACATCGCCTCGCGGGATATCCGAGCCGGGGAAGAAATCACGTGCGACTACCGGACGTTCGACGCGCACGTCGACCGGAAGCTCGGCGGTCAGGAGTAG
- a CDS encoding RsmB/NOP family class I SAM-dependent RNA methyltransferase, whose product MKASARIAAAIEVLEAIINRYQPVAIALTDWGKAHRFAGSGDRNAIGGLVYDAMRRRASISWAFGEDTPRALALGAASSALGLTPEAVIAACDGSDHSPPPLTETEQAGLTRPLDGAPAHAQADIPEWLWSSFADQFGADAVAEGQAMARRAPADLRVNTLKSTPEKVLKALASFGAEPCGLSPIGIRVPPPVGAQRTPNLQVEAAFQAGWFEIQDEGSQIAALLSGAGPRKQVLDLCAGAGGKTLALAALMQNTGQIYAYDADRNQLKPIFERIKRAGVRNVQVLRAGDEVAVDALGPRFDVVLADAPCTGTGTWRRRPDAKWRLKPEALKARMAEQQSVLKRAASLVKPGGQLLYVTCSILPEENTGQIAWFLEGNADFSVIPTAEVWKAALASEPPPSADARTDTLLLTPHRHGTDGFFIAALGRKA is encoded by the coding sequence ATGAAAGCCAGTGCTCGGATCGCTGCGGCGATCGAGGTCTTGGAAGCGATCATCAATCGCTACCAGCCCGTTGCCATTGCCTTGACCGATTGGGGCAAGGCCCATCGTTTTGCCGGGTCCGGCGACCGCAACGCCATCGGCGGCCTCGTCTATGACGCCATGCGCCGCCGCGCGTCGATCTCCTGGGCTTTCGGAGAGGACACGCCCCGCGCGCTCGCGCTCGGCGCCGCCTCTTCTGCGCTGGGCCTGACGCCGGAAGCCGTCATCGCCGCGTGCGACGGCTCCGATCACTCGCCGCCACCACTAACTGAGACCGAGCAAGCCGGGCTGACACGCCCGCTCGACGGCGCACCGGCCCACGCGCAGGCCGACATTCCCGAATGGCTTTGGTCGTCGTTCGCTGATCAGTTCGGTGCCGACGCCGTTGCCGAAGGACAGGCCATGGCCCGCCGTGCCCCGGCCGATCTTCGAGTCAACACGCTGAAGTCGACGCCGGAGAAGGTTCTGAAGGCGCTCGCAAGCTTCGGCGCCGAGCCATGCGGCCTGTCGCCGATCGGCATTCGCGTGCCCCCACCCGTCGGTGCTCAGCGCACCCCGAACCTCCAGGTTGAGGCTGCCTTTCAGGCGGGCTGGTTCGAAATCCAGGACGAAGGCTCGCAGATCGCCGCGCTGCTGTCCGGCGCCGGACCGCGCAAGCAGGTGCTCGATCTCTGTGCCGGTGCGGGCGGCAAGACACTCGCGCTCGCGGCCCTGATGCAGAACACCGGTCAGATCTATGCCTACGATGCTGACCGCAATCAGCTTAAGCCGATCTTCGAGCGCATCAAGCGGGCAGGCGTCCGCAATGTGCAGGTGCTGCGTGCGGGCGACGAGGTGGCGGTCGACGCCCTCGGCCCGCGCTTCGACGTTGTCCTCGCGGACGCGCCGTGCACAGGAACCGGAACCTGGCGCCGCCGACCGGATGCCAAATGGCGTCTGAAGCCTGAAGCGCTGAAGGCGCGGATGGCCGAGCAGCAGTCCGTGCTGAAGCGGGCCGCGAGCCTCGTCAAGCCGGGCGGCCAACTGCTCTACGTGACGTGCTCAATTCTTCCCGAAGAGAACACTGGGCAGATCGCGTGGTTTCTTGAAGGCAACGCCGACTTCTCCGTCATCCCAACGGCTGAAGTCTGGAAGGCGGCGTTAGCGAGCGAGCCTCCGCCGTCGGCCGACGCGCGCACCGACACATTGCTGTTGACACCCCACCGGCATGGCACCGACGGGTTCTTCATTGCGGCACTAGGCCGAAAGGCATAA
- a CDS encoding TspO/MBR family protein, whose amino-acid sequence MRSLGSLVIFAALVAAAASSGSAFMPGEWYAALNKPSWTPPNWVFPVAWTILYILIAIAGWLAWRAGGWTPALLAWGAGLVLNALWSYLMFGRHDIALALADLVALWGAIVVFIITAWPVSRGASYLFLPYLAWVTFAGALNFAVWQMN is encoded by the coding sequence TTGCGAAGTCTGGGATCGCTCGTCATTTTTGCTGCATTGGTGGCAGCAGCGGCATCATCCGGGTCGGCATTTATGCCGGGGGAGTGGTACGCCGCGCTGAATAAGCCATCCTGGACGCCGCCGAACTGGGTTTTTCCGGTCGCTTGGACAATTCTTTACATCCTGATCGCGATCGCTGGTTGGCTGGCTTGGCGGGCGGGCGGATGGACGCCTGCGCTTCTGGCATGGGGTGCCGGTCTCGTCCTTAACGCTCTTTGGTCATACCTGATGTTCGGGCGGCACGATATCGCACTTGCCCTTGCTGATCTCGTCGCGCTCTGGGGCGCGATTGTGGTCTTTATCATTACTGCTTGGCCCGTCAGCCGCGGTGCGAGCTATCTCTTTCTGCCCTACCTGGCATGGGTAACCTTTGCTGGTGCCCTGAATTTTGCCGTCTGGCAAATGAACTAG
- a CDS encoding M15 family metallopeptidase gives MLQRIRLLFRVVGHAASIIAISPTICVADGLSDEAVAGRLAAAYPDSVAGLDGRNLKFRDGTTLPLGSDEEKPFETWLAHPSIKDMFRYSYPQGAEARPPKFNFDPGRARNAAFFTKLYGDCQQPGFAASLTTVRWLPGKANQRITVTRRNGVAAHLQAVSDELDALPARFDAYLIPAAGGFVCRTIAGTAQRSGHGYGIAIDVATTHSHYWRWAKGGASERPLYRNAIPLEIVRIFEKHGFIWGGRWYHYDTMHFEYRPELLGLRQ, from the coding sequence ATGCTGCAGCGAATTCGGTTGTTGTTCCGGGTGGTTGGACACGCTGCCTCGATCATCGCAATCTCACCCACTATTTGTGTTGCAGATGGCCTCAGCGATGAGGCTGTGGCCGGGCGACTTGCTGCGGCCTATCCCGACTCGGTGGCGGGCCTCGACGGCCGCAATCTGAAGTTCCGTGACGGAACGACATTGCCGCTCGGCAGCGACGAAGAAAAACCGTTCGAAACGTGGCTCGCGCATCCGAGCATCAAGGACATGTTCCGATATTCTTATCCGCAAGGCGCCGAGGCTCGTCCGCCAAAGTTCAATTTCGATCCGGGCCGCGCGCGCAACGCGGCATTCTTTACAAAGCTCTATGGCGACTGCCAGCAGCCGGGCTTCGCCGCGTCATTGACGACCGTCCGGTGGCTGCCGGGGAAAGCCAATCAGCGAATCACGGTGACGCGCAGGAATGGAGTCGCGGCGCATCTCCAGGCCGTCAGCGACGAACTCGATGCTCTGCCCGCGAGGTTCGACGCGTACCTCATTCCTGCCGCGGGAGGGTTCGTGTGCCGCACGATCGCGGGGACGGCGCAGCGCTCGGGGCACGGCTACGGCATTGCGATCGACGTTGCGACGACGCATTCGCATTACTGGCGATGGGCCAAGGGCGGCGCGAGCGAACGTCCACTCTATCGCAACGCAATCCCGCTCGAGATCGTGCGCATTTTCGAGAAGCACGGCTTTATCTGGGGCGGGCGCTGGTATCACTACGATACGATGCACTTCGAATACCGCCCGGAGCTTCTCGGACTGCGCCAATAG
- a CDS encoding Ppx/GppA phosphatase family protein, producing the protein MTPEKSGSDASDAAGLPEKSDDEIPDTTGFSALSLPSESERDDSDRQLYKRNDNGSKPYVNRASPRADGRDERRDPYAIPVSSLAIKPPGGEQIYGALDLGTNNCRLLLARPSRRGFRVVDAFSRIIRLGEGVSRTGHLSELAMNRTMEALKVCAGKLHRHNVTRTRLVATQACRVAANGPDFVAKVKDSFDLDIEILTPEMEAHLAVAGCATLIDPSTDYVLVFDIGGGSSEIIWLDLTRLGTRQDALNGRGDVDDAIVAWESLPVGVVTLAERFGGRDVTAESFAAMSEAVTKLLLPFEAKHNFRERTAGKPVHFLGTSGTVTTIAGVMLGLDRYDRKRVDGIWLGTHDIENVTSELLARSYDERVLQPCIGRERADLVLAGCAILDAIMQLWPADRLRVADRGLREGILMQMMMEDGVWRSSRRRRGRGKRGKGAR; encoded by the coding sequence TTGACGCCCGAGAAATCAGGCTCCGATGCGTCCGACGCAGCTGGGCTCCCGGAAAAATCCGACGACGAGATTCCAGATACGACTGGATTTTCCGCGCTTTCGCTACCTAGCGAGAGCGAACGTGATGACAGCGATCGGCAGCTCTACAAGCGCAACGACAATGGTTCAAAGCCGTACGTGAACCGGGCTTCGCCGCGGGCAGACGGCCGTGACGAGCGGCGCGATCCGTACGCCATTCCGGTGTCGTCGCTTGCGATCAAGCCGCCGGGCGGCGAACAAATTTACGGCGCGCTCGACCTTGGCACCAACAACTGCCGGCTGCTTCTGGCGCGGCCGTCGCGTCGCGGCTTTCGCGTCGTCGATGCATTCTCGCGCATCATTCGTTTAGGCGAAGGCGTCAGCCGCACGGGCCACCTTTCAGAGCTTGCGATGAATCGCACGATGGAGGCGTTGAAAGTCTGCGCCGGCAAGCTGCATCGCCACAATGTGACCCGCACCCGTCTCGTGGCGACCCAAGCCTGCCGCGTCGCGGCCAACGGTCCTGACTTCGTCGCCAAGGTAAAGGACAGCTTCGACCTCGATATCGAAATCCTGACGCCGGAAATGGAAGCGCATCTGGCGGTCGCCGGATGCGCCACGCTCATCGATCCGAGCACTGATTACGTGCTCGTCTTCGACATTGGCGGCGGCTCATCGGAGATCATCTGGCTCGACCTGACACGGCTTGGAACCCGTCAGGATGCTCTGAACGGCCGCGGCGATGTCGACGACGCCATCGTCGCCTGGGAATCGCTTCCCGTCGGAGTCGTTACGCTGGCAGAGCGCTTCGGCGGTCGCGACGTGACGGCGGAGAGCTTCGCGGCCATGTCCGAGGCGGTAACGAAGCTGCTTCTGCCGTTCGAGGCGAAACATAACTTCCGCGAGCGGACCGCAGGCAAGCCCGTGCACTTCCTCGGCACGTCCGGCACGGTTACGACGATTGCCGGTGTCATGCTCGGCCTCGACCGCTACGATCGCAAGCGTGTTGATGGTATTTGGCTCGGCACGCACGACATCGAGAATGTCACGTCCGAGCTTCTGGCGCGCTCCTACGACGAACGCGTGCTGCAGCCGTGTATCGGCCGCGAGCGCGCCGATCTCGTCCTTGCGGGCTGCGCCATCCTCGATGCCATCATGCAGCTTTGGCCCGCCGATCGCCTGCGCGTCGCCGACCGCGGGCTGCGTGAAGGCATCCTGATGCAAATGATGATGGAAGATGGCGTCTGGCGCTCCAGCCGCCGCCGTCGCGGGCGCGGCAAGCGCGGGAAGGGTGCACGGTAG